One region of Burkholderia pyrrocinia genomic DNA includes:
- a CDS encoding cytochrome ubiquinol oxidase subunit I, translating into MEIFDAFHLARLQFAFTVSFHIVFPAISIGMASFLAVLEWRYLVTGDAAYKSMFQFWSKIFAIGFGMGVVSGVVMAYEFGTNWAGFSRVAGNITGPLLTYEVLTAFFLEAGFLGVMLFGWQRVSPRAHFFATLMVAVGTLISTFWILASNSFMQTPQGYKIENGLVVPVDWFKVIFNPSFPYRLVHMTIAAFIVAGFIVAACGAWHLLKGRRDEPVKRSFSMALWMLLLLAPIQIVVGDAHGLNTREYQPAKIAAIEGLWETEKGGTALNLVGLPDMQAETTRYAIQVPHLGSLILTHSWSGEIRGLKEFPPQDRPYSPIVFWTFRIMAGLGMLMLLTALLGLLLRKGGRLYETRWFQWFVVGMGPSGIVALLAGWITTEVGRQPWTVYGVLRTVDSVAPLSAQQVGVSLLIFVVVYFLVFGTGIYYMMKLMKRGPAAQAGYIELHRHPGLRKSALSTPLNVTEAE; encoded by the coding sequence ATGGAAATCTTCGATGCGTTCCATCTCGCACGATTGCAATTCGCGTTCACGGTGTCGTTCCACATCGTGTTTCCCGCGATCAGCATCGGCATGGCGAGCTTCCTGGCGGTGCTGGAATGGCGTTATCTCGTCACCGGCGACGCCGCCTACAAATCCATGTTCCAGTTCTGGTCGAAGATCTTCGCGATCGGCTTCGGGATGGGGGTGGTGTCCGGCGTCGTGATGGCCTACGAGTTCGGCACGAACTGGGCCGGCTTCTCGCGCGTCGCCGGCAACATCACGGGGCCGCTGCTCACGTATGAAGTGCTGACGGCGTTCTTCCTCGAAGCCGGCTTCCTCGGCGTGATGCTGTTCGGCTGGCAGCGCGTGAGCCCGCGCGCGCACTTCTTCGCGACGCTGATGGTCGCGGTCGGCACGCTGATCTCGACGTTCTGGATTCTTGCATCGAACAGCTTCATGCAGACGCCGCAGGGCTACAAGATCGAGAACGGCCTCGTCGTGCCGGTCGACTGGTTCAAGGTCATCTTCAATCCGTCGTTCCCGTATCGCCTCGTGCACATGACGATCGCGGCGTTCATCGTCGCGGGCTTCATCGTCGCCGCGTGCGGTGCGTGGCACCTGCTGAAGGGGCGCCGCGACGAGCCGGTGAAGCGCAGCTTCTCGATGGCGCTGTGGATGCTGCTGCTGCTCGCGCCGATCCAGATCGTCGTCGGCGACGCGCACGGGCTGAATACACGCGAATACCAGCCGGCGAAGATCGCGGCGATCGAGGGGCTGTGGGAAACCGAGAAGGGCGGCACTGCGCTGAACCTCGTCGGGCTGCCCGACATGCAGGCCGAAACCACGCGCTATGCGATCCAGGTGCCGCACCTCGGCAGCCTGATCCTCACGCACAGCTGGAGCGGCGAAATCCGCGGGCTGAAGGAATTCCCGCCGCAGGATCGCCCGTATTCGCCGATCGTGTTCTGGACGTTCCGGATCATGGCCGGCCTCGGGATGCTGATGCTGCTGACCGCGCTGCTCGGGCTGCTGCTGAGAAAGGGCGGGCGCCTGTATGAAACGCGCTGGTTCCAGTGGTTCGTGGTGGGCATGGGGCCGTCGGGCATCGTCGCGCTGCTGGCCGGCTGGATCACGACCGAGGTCGGGCGGCAGCCGTGGACCGTCTACGGCGTGCTGCGCACCGTCGATTCGGTCGCGCCGCTTAGCGCGCAGCAGGTCGGCGTGTCGCTGCTGATCTTCGTGGTCGTGTATTTCCTGGTATTCGGAACGGGTATCTACTACATGATGAAACTGATGAAGCGCGGGCCGGCTGCCCAAGCCGGGTACATCGAGCTGCACCGGCATCCGGGGCTGCGCAAGAGCGCGCTGTCCACGCCGCTGAACGTCACCGAAGCGGAGTAA
- the fdhD gene encoding formate dehydrogenase accessory sulfurtransferase FdhD, whose amino-acid sequence MEPCTRRDDPTGSTACLVTRHRAGETRDTVDRVVDETPVALVFNGISHTVMMATPIDLDAFGLGFALSEGIVERASDVFDIESECRPGSAEVRLTVSQQAFMALKAHRRALAGRTGCGVCGIESIAQLDLHPPRIDAAGAAAGIGADAIARAARALPARQTLMRETGGIHAAAWCDRDGAVLDVFEDVGRHNALDKLIGRLARRRADLRAGFVFLSSRASYELVRKAARVGIPMIATISAPTSLAIDVAREAGVRLLGFCRNDGFVEYVSPDAAHPDQPALSQAHPALSS is encoded by the coding sequence ATGGAGCCCTGCACCCGCCGCGACGATCCGACCGGCAGCACCGCGTGTCTTGTGACGCGTCATCGTGCCGGCGAAACGCGCGACACCGTCGATCGCGTCGTCGACGAAACGCCGGTTGCACTCGTGTTCAACGGCATCTCGCACACGGTCATGATGGCGACGCCGATCGACCTCGACGCGTTCGGGCTCGGCTTCGCGCTGAGCGAAGGCATCGTCGAGCGCGCATCCGACGTGTTCGACATCGAAAGCGAATGCCGGCCCGGCAGCGCCGAAGTGCGGCTCACCGTGTCGCAGCAGGCGTTCATGGCACTGAAGGCGCACCGCCGCGCGCTGGCCGGCCGCACGGGCTGCGGCGTATGCGGGATCGAAAGCATCGCGCAGCTCGACCTGCATCCGCCGCGCATCGATGCCGCCGGCGCGGCCGCCGGCATCGGCGCCGACGCGATCGCACGCGCCGCGCGCGCGTTGCCGGCCCGCCAGACGCTGATGCGCGAGACGGGCGGCATCCACGCGGCCGCGTGGTGCGACCGCGATGGCGCCGTGCTCGACGTGTTCGAGGACGTCGGCCGCCACAACGCGCTCGACAAGCTGATCGGCCGCCTCGCGCGGCGCCGCGCCGACCTGCGCGCGGGTTTCGTGTTCCTGTCGAGCCGCGCGAGCTACGAACTGGTGCGCAAGGCCGCGCGGGTCGGGATCCCGATGATCGCGACGATCTCCGCGCCGACGTCGCTGGCGATCGACGTCGCCCGCGAAGCCGGCGTGCGGCTGCTCGGCTTCTGCCGCAACGACGGCTTCGTCGAATACGTGTCGCCCGACGCCGCCCATCCCGACCAACCGGCGCTTTCGCAAGCGCATCCGGCTCTCTCGTCATGA
- a CDS encoding molybdopterin molybdotransferase MoeA, protein MKQLIDFDTAQQHFAGAFAPLAAATSVPVTDADGHVLAAPLTAVLDQPPADQSAMDGYAVRHADLAHGEPLRVAQRCYAGDTPAPLAARTAARIFTGSLIPAGADTVVMQEHAHEQDGWVAFDAPQRSGSHIRRRGEEVRAGDLLVPAGVRMGAMHVGVAAAQGFARIDVRPALRVGILTTGDELVACGQPRAPQQICNSNAPMLAALVSGTGAGVAMSLHAADTAPAVDRALRDLHACCDLVICVGGASVGDKDLLRPALAALGASFVVGGVRMKPGKPVALARLDARPVVLLPGNPGAAMTAFALFVAPLIRCLQGRDACVPIVPSLPIDIDFEPDAQRERFVRVRCAIGADGSAVLDTLRQQGAGTLQSLVQASGLARLPAGKHIARGDAVPYYEFAHWLA, encoded by the coding sequence ATGAAACAACTGATCGATTTCGACACCGCGCAGCAGCATTTCGCCGGCGCGTTCGCACCGCTTGCTGCGGCCACCTCTGTTCCGGTGACAGACGCGGACGGCCACGTGCTGGCCGCGCCGCTAACCGCCGTGCTCGACCAGCCGCCGGCCGACCAGAGTGCGATGGACGGCTACGCCGTGCGTCACGCGGATCTCGCGCACGGCGAGCCGCTGCGCGTCGCGCAGCGCTGCTATGCGGGCGACACGCCCGCGCCGCTGGCCGCGCGCACGGCCGCACGCATCTTCACCGGCAGCCTGATTCCGGCCGGCGCCGATACAGTCGTAATGCAGGAGCATGCGCACGAACAGGACGGCTGGGTCGCATTCGACGCGCCGCAGCGCAGCGGCTCGCACATCCGCCGCCGGGGCGAGGAAGTGCGTGCCGGCGACCTGCTCGTGCCGGCCGGCGTGCGGATGGGCGCGATGCACGTCGGCGTGGCCGCCGCGCAAGGTTTCGCGCGCATCGACGTGCGCCCGGCGCTGCGCGTCGGCATCCTGACGACCGGCGACGAACTCGTCGCGTGCGGCCAGCCGCGTGCGCCGCAGCAGATCTGCAACAGCAATGCACCGATGCTCGCCGCGCTGGTATCGGGAACCGGTGCCGGCGTTGCAATGAGCCTGCATGCGGCCGATACGGCGCCCGCCGTCGATCGCGCGCTGCGCGACCTGCACGCGTGTTGCGACCTGGTGATCTGCGTCGGCGGCGCGTCGGTCGGCGACAAGGACCTGCTGCGCCCCGCGCTGGCCGCGCTCGGCGCATCGTTCGTCGTCGGCGGCGTGCGCATGAAACCCGGCAAGCCGGTCGCGCTCGCGCGGCTCGACGCGCGGCCCGTCGTGCTGCTGCCCGGCAATCCGGGCGCCGCGATGACCGCGTTCGCGCTGTTCGTCGCGCCGCTGATCCGCTGCCTGCAGGGGCGCGACGCGTGCGTGCCGATCGTGCCGTCGCTGCCGATCGACATCGACTTCGAGCCGGATGCGCAGCGCGAGCGCTTCGTGCGCGTGCGTTGCGCCATCGGCGCCGACGGCTCGGCCGTGCTCGACACGCTGCGGCAGCAGGGCGCCGGCACGCTGCAATCGCTCGTGCAGGCGAGCGGGCTCGCGCGGCTGCCGGCCGGGAAGCACATCGCGCGCGGCGACGCGGTACCGTACTACGAATTCGCGCACTGGCTAGCATGA
- the moaA gene encoding GTP 3',8-cyclase MoaA gives MQADEPIVNAIVSAAPAAAACSGGASPGAFPRTTDTLGRPLRDLRLSVIDQCNFRCGYCMPRESFGAGYAFMPSSERLSFAQLEKIARAFTSLGVEKIRITGGEPLLRRNLEALIERLAALTTVDGKPVEIALTTNGSLLAAKARTLRDAGLSRVTVSLDALDDAVFRRMSDADVPVSRVLAGIEAAHAAGLAPVKVNAVIERGANDDQILPLVRHFRHTGVAVRFIEYMDVGGASFWSGDKVVPAARMRELIDEHYPLVLVGEPGHDATAIRCAHIDGAGEVGFIASVSHPFCGTCSRARVSADGKLYTCLFATQGTDLRPWLDDAAPVDTLAAAVRDRWTRRDDRYSERRAARPARAPGKTYPTVRMSLVGG, from the coding sequence ATGCAGGCCGACGAACCGATCGTGAATGCCATCGTTTCCGCCGCGCCGGCCGCCGCCGCTTGCTCCGGCGGCGCATCGCCCGGCGCCTTCCCCCGCACGACCGACACGCTCGGCCGCCCGCTGCGCGACCTGCGCCTGTCCGTGATCGACCAGTGCAATTTCCGCTGCGGCTACTGCATGCCGCGCGAAAGCTTCGGCGCCGGCTACGCATTCATGCCGTCGTCCGAGCGGCTGTCGTTCGCGCAACTGGAAAAGATCGCACGCGCGTTCACGTCGCTCGGTGTCGAGAAAATCCGCATCACCGGCGGCGAGCCGCTGCTGCGCCGCAATCTCGAAGCGCTGATCGAACGGCTTGCCGCACTGACCACCGTCGACGGCAAGCCCGTCGAAATCGCGCTGACGACCAACGGTTCGCTGCTCGCCGCGAAAGCACGCACGCTGCGCGACGCGGGGCTGTCGCGCGTGACCGTCAGCCTCGATGCGCTCGACGACGCGGTATTCCGCCGGATGAGCGACGCCGACGTGCCCGTGTCGCGCGTGCTGGCCGGCATCGAAGCCGCGCATGCGGCCGGGCTCGCGCCGGTCAAGGTCAACGCGGTGATCGAACGCGGCGCGAACGACGACCAGATCCTGCCGCTCGTGCGTCACTTCCGGCATACCGGCGTGGCCGTACGCTTCATCGAATACATGGACGTCGGCGGCGCGAGCTTCTGGTCCGGCGACAAGGTCGTGCCGGCCGCGCGCATGCGCGAGCTGATCGACGAGCACTATCCGCTCGTGCTCGTCGGCGAACCGGGGCACGACGCGACCGCAATCCGTTGCGCGCACATCGACGGTGCCGGCGAGGTCGGCTTCATCGCGAGCGTGTCGCATCCGTTCTGCGGCACCTGCTCGCGCGCACGCGTGTCGGCCGACGGCAAGCTTTATACGTGCCTGTTCGCGACCCAGGGCACCGACCTGCGGCCGTGGCTCGACGATGCAGCGCCGGTCGACACGCTCGCCGCCGCCGTGCGCGATCGCTGGACGCGGCGCGACGATCGTTATTCCGAGCGCCGGGCCGCACGGCCGGCCCGCGCGCCGGGCAAGACCTATCCGACCGTGCGCATGTCGCTCGTCGGCGGCTGA
- a CDS encoding molybdenum cofactor biosynthesis protein MoaE, translating into MTSFTESRAGLPDDPLRAGSHSHSADTTEPHTEPPPAISAGFEVRVQYAAIDAGAELAPIVRNPNVGAVVNFLGVVRNEGDVDDVVALEVEHYPTMTEQALWSIVEEASARWRLEAVRIVHRVGRIPLGQAVVLVVVAAAHRGSAFDACEFLMDFLKTHAPFWKKEIRHDGESGWVEAKVHDDQAMRRWG; encoded by the coding sequence ATGACGAGCTTCACCGAATCCCGCGCCGGGCTGCCGGACGATCCGCTGCGCGCCGGCAGTCATTCCCATTCCGCCGACACGACCGAACCGCACACCGAGCCGCCGCCGGCAATTTCTGCCGGCTTCGAAGTGCGCGTGCAGTACGCTGCGATCGACGCAGGTGCCGAGCTAGCACCGATCGTTCGCAATCCGAATGTCGGTGCGGTCGTGAATTTCCTCGGTGTCGTGCGCAACGAAGGCGACGTCGACGACGTCGTCGCGCTCGAGGTCGAGCACTACCCGACGATGACCGAACAGGCCCTGTGGAGCATCGTCGAGGAAGCCAGCGCGCGCTGGCGGCTCGAAGCGGTCAGGATCGTGCACCGCGTCGGGCGCATCCCGCTCGGCCAGGCGGTCGTGCTGGTCGTGGTGGCCGCCGCGCATCGCGGGTCCGCGTTCGATGCGTGCGAATTCCTGATGGACTTCCTGAAGACCCACGCGCCGTTCTGGAAGAAGGAGATCCGCCACGACGGCGAATCGGGCTGGGTCGAGGCGAAGGTGCACGACGACCAGGCGATGCGGCGCTGGGGCTGA
- the moaD gene encoding molybdopterin converting factor subunit 1 has protein sequence MKLTIKYFASIREQLDTDEEIVEIDARELTVDALRNTLAARNARSAEALRMDRPVRAAVNLEMVTGGFVVREDSEVAFFPPVTGG, from the coding sequence ATGAAACTGACGATCAAATACTTTGCAAGCATTCGCGAGCAACTCGATACCGACGAGGAAATCGTCGAGATCGATGCGCGCGAACTTACCGTCGATGCGCTGCGCAACACGCTGGCCGCGCGCAACGCGCGCAGCGCGGAAGCGTTGCGGATGGACCGGCCGGTGCGGGCAGCCGTGAATCTCGAGATGGTGACGGGCGGTTTCGTCGTGCGGGAAGATAGCGAAGTGGCGTTTTTTCCGCCGGTGACGGGCGGGTGA
- a CDS encoding NADPH-dependent F420 reductase yields the protein MSYAIVGFGKIGHALAKAFARNGIEVAVATTRDPKSFAAEAAAIGPTIIPKTLTEAVKADIIFLAVRFESHPEVAKALPDWTGKTIVDAMNTQAPLEELSGLPSSAFVAKVFTGARLVKGFNHLVAAVLDQDPAVHGGRRVVFLASDDDGAAAKIGELAENLGFAPIKLGGLSEGGLLVHARGKSWGHLIFKDLIKFD from the coding sequence ATGAGTTACGCAATCGTTGGCTTCGGCAAGATTGGCCACGCACTTGCCAAGGCGTTCGCCCGCAACGGTATCGAAGTGGCCGTTGCAACCACGCGCGACCCGAAAAGCTTTGCAGCAGAGGCAGCCGCGATCGGACCCACGATTATTCCCAAAACCCTGACCGAAGCAGTCAAGGCGGACATCATCTTTTTGGCGGTTCGTTTCGAGTCGCACCCGGAGGTCGCAAAAGCACTGCCCGACTGGACGGGGAAGACCATCGTCGACGCGATGAACACGCAGGCCCCGCTCGAGGAACTGAGCGGTCTCCCGTCCTCCGCCTTCGTCGCGAAGGTGTTCACCGGAGCCAGGCTGGTGAAAGGCTTCAACCATCTGGTCGCGGCCGTCCTTGATCAGGATCCGGCCGTCCACGGTGGCAGGAGAGTCGTGTTTCTCGCGAGCGACGATGACGGCGCCGCAGCGAAGATTGGCGAGCTTGCGGAAAATCTCGGTTTCGCGCCAATCAAACTTGGCGGGCTTTCGGAAGGTGGACTGCTTGTGCATGCGCGCGGGAAAAGCTGGGGTCATCTGATCTTCAAGGACTTGATCAAGTTCGACTGA
- a CDS encoding SDR family NAD(P)-dependent oxidoreductase, protein MTQSLKGKTALVTGASRGIGRAIAERLAKDGAMVALTYNASKSGADEVVAAIEKAGGTAFAIHADLVDPATVPALFERLDDEFTKRNGSKALDILVNNAGNSGWVGFKDATPESWDTLMAVYARAPFFIIQAALDRLADGGRIINISSAAATKPVTAAPVYSMAKAAINTLTHTLAIELGPRGITANAVAPGFTRTDANADLRENPELVKAAEAQIALGRFGEPSEIAAVVTFLASDDGHWVTGQTIEASGGYKL, encoded by the coding sequence ATGACACAATCTCTAAAGGGCAAAACAGCTCTCGTTACCGGGGCATCGCGGGGCATTGGCCGCGCCATCGCAGAACGTCTTGCAAAGGACGGTGCGATGGTTGCGCTGACCTACAACGCCAGCAAATCCGGCGCGGACGAGGTGGTCGCGGCCATCGAGAAAGCGGGAGGCACCGCGTTCGCGATCCATGCGGATCTCGTCGACCCGGCGACCGTCCCGGCGTTGTTCGAGAGACTTGACGACGAGTTCACCAAGCGGAACGGAAGCAAGGCCCTCGACATTCTGGTCAACAACGCTGGCAATTCCGGCTGGGTTGGCTTCAAGGACGCGACGCCGGAGAGTTGGGACACCCTGATGGCGGTCTACGCCCGCGCGCCCTTCTTCATCATTCAGGCCGCTCTCGATCGTCTCGCCGATGGTGGACGCATCATCAACATCTCTTCCGCTGCCGCAACGAAGCCCGTGACGGCTGCGCCCGTCTACTCGATGGCGAAAGCGGCCATCAACACCCTGACCCATACGCTCGCAATCGAGCTGGGGCCGCGTGGCATCACCGCGAACGCCGTAGCGCCGGGCTTCACGCGAACGGATGCGAACGCCGATCTTCGGGAGAATCCCGAGCTCGTCAAGGCGGCCGAGGCCCAAATCGCGCTGGGTCGCTTTGGCGAGCCGTCGGAAATCGCCGCCGTCGTAACGTTCCTGGCCTCCGATGACGGTCATTGGGTGACCGGCCAAACGATTGAAGCAAGTGGCGGTTACAAGCTCTGA
- a CDS encoding SDR family NAD(P)-dependent oxidoreductase, whose translation MNRLNGKTAVITGGATGIGRAAAKRFIEEGAFVFIFGRRQEALDAAVADLGPNARAVKGSVSDLADLDRLYAAVKAERGTLDVVFANAGAGSQLPLGKITAGHIDEIFDTNVKGSIFTVQKALPLMGEGGSIILTGSSAGTTGAPAFSAYSASKAAVRNLARTWAEDLKGTGIRVNVLSPGPTATELAKEALGEEGMKVFASLNPLQRMADPAEIGAVAAFLASSDSSFMTASEIAVDGGLAQL comes from the coding sequence ATGAACAGACTGAATGGAAAGACCGCGGTGATCACCGGGGGCGCTACCGGCATCGGCCGCGCCGCGGCAAAGCGCTTCATAGAGGAGGGCGCCTTCGTCTTCATCTTCGGCCGCCGGCAGGAAGCACTCGACGCCGCTGTGGCCGACCTCGGGCCCAATGCCCGCGCAGTGAAGGGCTCGGTCTCCGACCTGGCCGACCTCGACCGGCTCTACGCGGCGGTGAAGGCCGAGCGCGGAACCCTCGACGTCGTCTTCGCCAATGCCGGGGCGGGAAGCCAGCTGCCACTCGGCAAGATTACGGCCGGGCACATCGACGAAATCTTCGACACCAACGTGAAGGGTTCGATCTTCACGGTCCAGAAGGCGCTACCTCTGATGGGCGAGGGCGGTTCGATCATCCTGACCGGATCGAGCGCCGGCACCACGGGCGCCCCGGCATTCAGCGCCTACAGCGCGAGCAAGGCGGCCGTGCGCAACCTCGCACGGACCTGGGCAGAGGACCTGAAGGGCACCGGTATCCGGGTGAACGTGCTGTCCCCTGGGCCGACCGCGACCGAACTCGCGAAGGAAGCGCTGGGCGAGGAAGGCATGAAGGTCTTCGCTTCGCTCAATCCGCTCCAGCGTATGGCCGATCCGGCGGAGATCGGGGCGGTGGCCGCCTTTCTTGCGTCGTCGGACAGCAGCTTCATGACCGCCAGCGAGATCGCCGTTGACGGTGGCCTCGCACAACTCTGA
- a CDS encoding LysR family transcriptional regulator, which translates to MLDNVTINQLRAFVAVCDQGSFSGAARQLRRAQSAISHAISSLESAFDVVLFERNTRKATLTAAGRSLLPDARGVISRTEEMKMRAVAIAEAGVPQVSVAVDTYFPRAHLIECLRTLQADFPTVAINLRMTTMQGGERLVLEGTCALAVTITDVPELSPGTIERQHLCDSQMVTVCAPSHPLASIAGPIPREEFGRHIQLVVTDNQPDAEKTQQGVASERQWWVNDLGAKHDLLRGGLCWGHMPRHMVDEDLAKGTLVELQRRAWHMRPLTFMISLRRGYSISECEARLVELLGDRQNCPKDATQSSVLHKTKKARQPAKREEQPVRPVAPRRTSAK; encoded by the coding sequence ATGTTGGACAACGTCACCATCAATCAACTTCGGGCATTCGTCGCCGTGTGTGACCAGGGGAGCTTTTCCGGAGCGGCACGGCAGCTAAGGCGTGCACAGTCGGCGATCAGTCATGCGATCAGCTCACTCGAGAGCGCCTTTGATGTGGTGCTGTTCGAGCGCAACACTCGCAAAGCGACGCTGACGGCCGCGGGCCGCAGCCTCCTGCCTGACGCGCGTGGGGTAATCTCGCGCACCGAGGAAATGAAGATGCGTGCGGTTGCGATTGCTGAAGCCGGAGTCCCACAGGTCTCGGTTGCCGTGGATACCTATTTCCCACGTGCGCACCTGATCGAATGCCTGCGCACCTTGCAGGCGGACTTTCCAACGGTTGCAATCAATCTGCGCATGACAACCATGCAGGGTGGCGAGCGTTTGGTTCTCGAAGGCACGTGCGCATTGGCGGTGACGATCACGGACGTGCCGGAGCTGAGCCCCGGTACCATAGAACGGCAGCATCTATGTGACTCGCAAATGGTGACCGTCTGTGCACCGTCGCATCCGCTGGCCTCGATCGCGGGGCCAATCCCGCGGGAGGAATTTGGCCGGCACATCCAGCTTGTTGTAACGGACAATCAGCCCGATGCGGAAAAGACACAACAGGGGGTCGCCAGCGAACGCCAGTGGTGGGTGAATGACCTCGGCGCGAAGCACGATCTGCTCAGGGGAGGCTTGTGCTGGGGCCACATGCCGCGCCATATGGTCGATGAAGACCTCGCGAAGGGAACGCTCGTCGAACTCCAACGGCGCGCATGGCACATGCGTCCTCTCACCTTCATGATCTCGCTGCGGCGCGGGTACTCTATTTCCGAATGCGAGGCACGACTCGTTGAGCTTCTAGGCGATCGCCAGAACTGCCCGAAGGATGCCACCCAGAGTTCGGTCTTGCACAAAACCAAAAAAGCCAGACAGCCCGCCAAGCGTGAGGAGCAACCAGTGCGGCCTGTCGCTCCTCGGCGGACGTCCGCAAAGTAG
- a CDS encoding PLP-dependent aminotransferase family protein, which yields MKLYEKLADDIERLIRQGVYRHGDRIPSVRQASQQHRISITTVLHAYLLLESRGLLESRPQSGYFVNLRRDDSHAPVRELRPSKPIAISSSVDVSRLVLSTLRSIGTDDAVPLGSPYPDPSLFPFEKLNRYAYAAGRDKSLWGVTDGLPPGHPRLIRQIARRYLENGMSVDPNEIIVTVGATEAINLCLQAVAKPGDTIAVESPTFYAMLHAIERMGMKAIEVATHPEYGIDIAALAAIAKSQPIAACMVMPNFQNPLGFQMPDERKRELVEFATKSGMPIIENGVYNELYFGDTHPSSLKSYDRSGIVLHCSSFSKSLTAAYRIGWALPGRYRDQVEKLKFLNTLATPSLPQLAIAEFLERDGYEHHLRRIRKAYAQQANLMRAMVSRFFPEGTRISSPAGGYVLWVELPAQVDAMRLYQLALEQGITIGPGYMFSITDSYRNFIRLNYSSPWSPEIEQAVIAVGKLAAACMR from the coding sequence ATGAAGCTCTATGAAAAACTCGCGGACGATATCGAGCGCCTGATCCGCCAGGGCGTGTACCGGCACGGCGACCGGATTCCGTCGGTGCGGCAGGCGAGCCAGCAGCACCGGATCAGCATCACGACCGTGCTGCATGCATACCTGCTGCTCGAAAGCCGCGGGCTGCTGGAAAGCCGCCCGCAGTCGGGCTATTTCGTGAACCTGCGCCGCGACGACAGTCATGCGCCGGTGCGCGAACTGCGGCCGTCGAAGCCGATCGCGATCTCGTCGTCGGTGGACGTGAGCCGGCTCGTGCTGTCGACGCTGCGCTCGATCGGCACCGACGACGCGGTGCCGCTCGGCTCGCCGTATCCGGACCCGAGCCTGTTCCCGTTCGAGAAGCTGAACCGCTATGCGTATGCGGCCGGCCGCGACAAGTCGCTGTGGGGCGTGACGGACGGGCTGCCGCCCGGCCATCCGCGGCTGATCCGGCAGATCGCGCGTCGTTACCTGGAAAACGGGATGTCGGTGGACCCGAACGAGATCATCGTGACGGTCGGCGCGACGGAGGCGATCAACCTGTGCCTGCAGGCGGTCGCGAAGCCGGGCGACACGATCGCGGTGGAGTCGCCGACGTTCTACGCGATGCTGCACGCGATCGAGCGGATGGGGATGAAGGCGATCGAGGTCGCGACGCATCCGGAATACGGGATCGACATCGCCGCGTTGGCGGCGATCGCGAAGTCGCAGCCTATCGCCGCGTGCATGGTGATGCCGAACTTCCAGAATCCGCTCGGCTTTCAGATGCCCGACGAGCGCAAGCGCGAGCTGGTTGAGTTCGCAACGAAGTCCGGCATGCCGATCATCGAGAACGGTGTGTATAACGAACTGTATTTCGGCGATACGCATCCGAGTTCGCTGAAGTCGTACGACCGCAGCGGGATCGTGCTGCATTGCTCGTCGTTCTCGAAGAGCCTGACGGCTGCGTACCGGATCGGCTGGGCGTTGCCGGGCCGTTATCGCGATCAGGTCGAGAAGCTGAAATTCCTGAACACGCTCGCGACGCCGTCGTTGCCGCAACTGGCGATCGCCGAGTTTCTCGAGCGCGATGGGTACGAGCATCACCTGAGGCGGATCCGCAAGGCGTACGCGCAGCAGGCGAACCTGATGCGCGCGATGGTGTCGCGGTTCTTTCCGGAGGGCACGCGCATCTCGAGCCCGGCGGGCGGGTATGTGCTGTGGGTCGAACTGCCTGCGCAGGTCGATGCGATGCGGCTGTACCAGCTCGCGCTGGAGCAGGGGATCACGATCGGGCCGGGCTACATGTTCTCGATCACGGACAGCTATCGGAATTTCATCCGGCTGAACTACAGCAGCCCGTGGTCGCCGGAGATCGAGCAGGCGGTGATCGCGGTCGGGAAGCTGGCCGCGGCGTGCATGCGGTGA